A region from the Alnus glutinosa chromosome 5, dhAlnGlut1.1, whole genome shotgun sequence genome encodes:
- the LOC133869870 gene encoding probable glutathione S-transferase parC yields MADEVVLLDFCPSMFGMRVRVALAEKGIKYEYKEEDLRNKSDLLLKMNPVHKKIPVLIHNGKPVCDSLIIVQYIDEVWNDKCPLLPSDPHERAHARFWADFVDQKVYGVGRKLLATKGEELEAAKKDFLEIFKTLERELGDKPYFGGEMFGFVDIALITFYSFYVFETFGKFSIEAECPEIILWNKRCMLKESVAKTLPNQKQTYEFSLERFGLE; encoded by the exons ATGGCGGACGAGGTAGTTCTGCTGGATTTCTGTCCCAGCATGTTTGGGATGAGGGTCAGGGTCGCGCTGGCTGAGAAGGGGATCAAGTACGAGTACAAGGAGGAGGACTTGAGGAACAAGAGCGATCTGCTTCTCAAGATGAACCCGGTTCACAAGAAGATCCCGGTTCTCATCCACAACGGGAAACCGGTCTGTGACTCCCTCATCATCGTTCAGTACATAGACGAGGTCTGGAACGACAAGTGTCCGTTGCTGCCCTCCGATCCTCACGAAAGAGCACACGCCAGGTTCTGGGCTGATTTTGTTGATCAGAAG GTGTATGGTGTCGGAAGGAAGTTATTGGCCACAAAAGGAGAAGAGCTGGAGGCAGCAAAGAAGGATTTCTTGGAAATATTCAAGACATTGGAGAGAGAGCTTGGCGACAAGCCTTACTTTGGGGGTGAAATGTTTGGGTTTGTCGACATTGCTCTCATCACTTTCTACAGCTTCTATGTCTTTGAGACTTTTGGCAAATTCAGCATAGAGGCAGAGTGTCCCGAGATTATTTTATGGAATAAGAGGTGTATGTTGAAGGAGAGTGTCGCCAAGACTCTTCCTAACCAGAAGCAGACTTATGAGTTTTCCTTGGAAAGGTTTGGACTAGAGTAA
- the LOC133867674 gene encoding probable glutathione S-transferase gives MADEVVLLDFWPSVFGMRVRIALAEKGIEYEYKDDDLRNKSDLLLKMNPVHKKIPVLIHNGKPVCESLIIVQYIDEVWNEKSPLLPSDPYQRAHARFWADFVDQKVQGAGKKLYTTKGEEHEAAKKDFLEIYKTLEGELGDKPYFEGETFGFVDIALITFYSWFCVYETLGKLSMVAECPKIIAWAKRCMQKKSVAKALPDQKKIYKFLLEWYGLV, from the exons ATGGCAGACGAGGTGGTTCTGCTGGATTTCTGGCCCAGCGTGTTTGGGATGAGGGTCAGGATCGCATTGGCTGAGAAGGGGATCGAGTACGAGTACAAGGACGACGACTTGAGGAACAAGAGCGATCTACTTCTCAAGATGAACCCGGTTCACAAGAAGATCCCAGTTCTCATCCACAACGGAAAACCGGTTTGTGAGTCCCTCATCATCGTTCAGTACATAGACGAGGTCTGGAACGAAAAGTCTCCGTTGCTTCCCTCCGATCCTTACCAGAGAGCTCACGCCAGGTTCTGGGCTGATTTTGTTGATCAGAAG GTGCAGGGTGCTGGAAAGAAGTTATATACCACAAAAGGAGAAGAGCATGAGGCAGCAAAGAAGGATTTCTTGGAAATATACAAGACATTGGAGGGAGAGCTTGGCGACAAGCCTTACTTTGAGGGTGAGACATTTGGGTTTGTCGACATTGCTCTCATCACTTTCTACAGCTGGTTCTGTGTGTATGAAACTTTAGGAAAATTGAGCATGGTGGCGGAGTGCCCCAAGATTATTGCATGGGCTAAGAGATGCATGCAGAAGAAGAGTGTCGCCAAGGCTCTTCCCGACCAGAAGAAGATTTACAAGTTTCTCTTAGAGTGGTATGGACTAGTGTAA
- the LOC133868382 gene encoding probable glutathione S-transferase parC, whose translation MADEVVVLDTWVSMFGMRVRIALAEKGIQYEYKEQDLRNKSDLLLKMNPVHKKIPVLIHNGKPVCESLIIVQYIDEVWNDSTPLLPADPYQRAQARFWADFIDAKVYSVSRRVWATKGEEQEAAKKEYFETFKILEGELGDKPYFGGETFGFVDIALVTFYSWFYVYESFGNFSMEAEFPKIMTWVKRCMQKESVAKTLPDQRKVYGFVEDLRKKLSLD comes from the exons ATGGCGGACGAGGTGGTTGTGCTGGATACCTGGGTCAGCATGTTTGGGATGAGGGTGAGGATCGCGCTGGCTGAGAAGGGGATCCAGTACGAGTACAAGGAGCAGGACCTGAGGAACAAGAGCGACCTGCTTCTCAAGATGAACCCGGTTCACAAGAAGATCCCGGTTCTCATCCACAACGGGAAACCGGTCTGTGAGTCCCTCATCATCGTTCAGTACATAGACGAGGTCTGGAACGACAGCACTCCGTTGCTGCCCGCTGATCCTTACCAGAGAGCTCAAGCCAGGTTCTGGGCTGATTTCATTGATGCGAAG GTGTATAGTGTTTCAAGGAGGGTATGGGCCACAAAAGGGGAGGAGCAGGAGGCAGCAAAGAAGGAGTACTTTGAAACCTTCAAGATACTGGAGGGGGAGCTTGGTGACAAACCTTACTTTGGGGGAGAAACATTTGGGTTTGTCGACATTGCTCTCGTCACTTTCTACAGCTGGTTCTATGTTTATGAGAGTTTTGGCAACTTCAGCATGGAGGCGGAGTTCCCCAAGATTATGACATGGGTTAAGAGGTGCATGCAGAAGGAGAGTGTCGCCAAGACTCTTCCTGACCAGAGGAAGGTTTATGGGTTTGTGGAGGACTTGAGGAAGAAGCTTAGCTTGGACTAG
- the LOC133868238 gene encoding probable glutathione S-transferase — MANEVVLLDTWVSSFGMRVRIALAEKGIKYEYKEEDLRNKSDLLLKMNPVHKKIPVLIHNGKPVCESLIIVQYIDEVWNDSSPLLPADPYQRAQARFWADFIDAKVQSVTRRVWTTKGEEQEAAKKEYFETFKILEGELGDKPYFGGETFGFVDIALVTLYSWFYVYESFGNFSMEAEFPKIMTWVKRCMQKESVAKTLPDQKKVYGLVVDLRKKLGLD; from the exons ATGGCGAACGAGGTGGTTTTGCTGGATACCTGGGTCAGCAGTTTTGGGATGAGGGTGAGGATCGCGCTGGCTGAGAAGGGGATCAAGTACGAGTACAAGGAGGAGGACCTGAGGAACAAGAGCGACCTGCTTCTCAAGATGAACCCGGTTCACAAGAAGATCCCGGTTCTCATCCACAACGGGAAACCGGTATGCGAGTCCCTCATCATCGTTCAGTACATAGACGAGGTCTGGAACGACAGCTCTCCGTTGCTGCCCGCTGATCCTTACCAGAGAGCTCAGGCCAGGTTCTGGGCTGATTTCATTGATGCGAAG GTGCAGAGTGTTACAAGGAGGGTATGGACCACAAAAGGGGAGGAGCAAGAGGCAGCAAAGAAGGAGTACTTTGAAACCTTCAAGATACTGGAGGGGGAGCTTGGTGACAAGCCTTACTTTGGGGGAGAAACATTTGGGTTTGTCGACATTGCACTCGTCACTTTGTACAGCTGGTTCTATGTTTATGAGAGTTTTGGCAACTTCAGCATGGAGGCGGAGTTCCCCAAGATTATGACATGGGTTAAGAGGTGCATGCAGAAGGAGAGTGTCGCCAAGACTCTTCCTGACCAGAAGAAGGTTTATGGGCTTGTGGTGGACTTAAGGAAGAAGCTTGGCTTGGACTAG